The Scleropages formosus chromosome 11, fSclFor1.1, whole genome shotgun sequence genome window below encodes:
- the kif23 gene encoding kinesin-like protein KIF23 isoform X1 — protein sequence MIRPLKGKTPRRPAPKKPSSNQKDPVGVYCRVRPLSNEDEESCIEVISNTTIQLHAPDGIKANRNGEFKETQYSFKKVFGIKTSQRELFDDVAKPLVEDLIHGKNGLLFTYGVTGSGKTYTMTGSAGQGGLLPRSLDMIFNSIGPYQAKRFVFKTDDKNGMEIQNQVDALLERQKRDSQQSLLKTPSSKLRTDPEFSEMINPGETCKAEGVDEDSSYSVFVSYIEIYNNYIYDLLEEGPIDPIKPKWNIGGTPLRNTEFIPPQSKILREDQNHNMYVAGCTEVEVKSTEEAFEVFWKGMFQSRNNSANITSPSVASLNICLSPGQKRRRIANTQLNRESSRSHSVFIVKLAQAPLDADGDNVLQDKNQIAVSQLCLVDLAGSERTSRTRAEGNRLREAGNINQSLMTLRTCIEVLRENQMCGTNKMVPYRDSKITHLFKNYFDGEGKVRMVVCVNPNAEDYEETMLVMRFAEMTQEVEVARPVDRPICAFAAGRRQRNQAFKEELTRRLEERGGPVNGETPFVMNQLLQSFPPLPPCEITDPSDDHTLPRLIEVLEKRHRIRQMMTEEYSKTANMLKSMLQEFDSNLMAKENFIHEQRGKLGEKDKMIQSQKTEIDRLEKKSKMLEYKIDILQKTTNIYEEDKRSLQHELENREQKLQRELSEKKRMEARMQGMVTDTKLKWEKECERRVQAKQLEMQNKLWVKDEKLKQLKAIVTESKTERPEKPQRPSREKDRVPIKRSASPSPVPTAPPVRPPHRRSNSAGGERWVDHKPASNLELDTVMQPNIPNAIKVSAPNEKALSKCDKYVLTHQEVASDGEIQTKLIKGEVFKTRGGGQAVQFTDIETLKQECPVAPSRKRRSSGNDPPQTEAMDGDWTDVETRCSVAVEMRAGSNLGPGYQHHGNQKRRKP from the exons ATGATCAGGCCTCT CAAAGGCAAAACTCCCCGCAGACCTGCACCAAAGAAACCATCAAGCAACCAAAAAGATCCAGTTGGT GTGTACTGCCGAGTGCGCCCACTGAGTAACGAGGATGAGGAATCCTGTATAGAGGTGATCAGCAACACCACCATTCAGCTGCATGCTCCGGATGGAATCAAAGCCAATAGGAATGGCGAGTTTAAGGAG actCAATATTCTTTCAAGAAAGTGTTTGGCATTAAGACGTCTCAGAGGGAGCTGTTTGACGATGTTGCTAAACCACTTGTAGAAGATCTCATTCATGGTAAAAATG GTTTGCTTTTCACTTATGGTGTTACGGGGAGTGGGAAAACTTACACCATGACAGGATCAGCCGGACAAGGTGGCCTCCTTCCTCGCTCTTTAGACATGATCTTCAACAGCATAGGCCCATATCAGGCCAAAAGATTT GTATTCAAGACCGACGACAAGAATGGCATGGAGATTCAAAATCAAGTTGATGCTTTACTGGAGAGGCAGAAAAGAGACAGTCAGCAGTCTTTGCTAAAAACTCCATCATCCAA gcTAAGAACTGATCCagaattttcagaaatgatCAACCCTGGAGAAACCTGCAAAGCAGAGGGAGTAGATGAGGACAGCAGctacagtgtttttgtttcctaCATAGAAATATACAATAACTACATCTACGACCTTTTGGAAGAAGGACCGATAGATCCAATTAAACCAAA GTGGAACATTGGAGGCACACCTCTGCGGAACACTGAGTTCAT ACCACCTCAATCTAAAATTCTGCGAGAAGATCAGAATCACAATATGTATGTGGCTGGGTGTACAGAGGTTGAAGTGAAATCCACAGAGGAAGCCTTTGAGGTGTTCTGGAAAGGTATGTTTCAGAGCAGGAACAATAGTGCTAACATCACTTCACCTTCTGTAGcttctttaaatatttgcttgtCTCCAGGGCAGAAGAGAAGGAGGATTGCAAACACCCAGTTGAATCGAGAGTCTAGCCGCTCTCACAGTGTGTTCATTGTCAAACTGGCCCAGGCCCCTTTGGATGCTGATGGAGACAATGTTCTTCAG gatAAGAACCAAATCGCTGTAAGCCAGCTGTGTCTGGTGGACTTAGCAGGAAGCGAGCGTACCAGCAGGACCCGAGCCGAAGGAAATCGGCTGAGGGAAGCAG GAAACATCAATCAGTCCTTGATGACACTGCGCACATGCATTGAAGTTCTTCGTGAAAATCAAATGTGCGGTACAAACAAG atgGTGCCATACAGAGACTCTAAAATAAcacatctttttaaaaactattttgatGGAGAAGGAAAAGTCAGAATGGTTGTTTGTGTCAACCCTAATGCAGAGGATTATGAGGAAACTATG CTGGTTATGCGGTTTGCAGAGATGACACAGGAAGTAGAGGTGGCACGTCCAGTGGACAGGCCAATCTGTGCTTTCGCTGCCGGGCGTCGGCAGAGAAACCAGGCCTTCAAGGAAGAGCTCACCCGTCGACTAGAAGAACGTGGAGGACCCGTTAATGGAG AGACTCCATTTGTGATGAATCAGCTCCTGCAGAGTTTCCCACCACTGCCCCCTTGTGAAATCACTGATCCCTCTGATGACCACACCCTGCCCAGACTCATTGAGGTGTTGGAAAAGCGGCACAGGATCAGGCAAATGATGACTGAAGAGTACAGTAAAACTG CCAACATGCTGAAATCCATGCTTCAGGAGTTTGATAGTAACCTCATGGCTAAAGAGAATTTTATCCATGAACAGAGGGGAAAGTTGGGAGAAAAGGATAAAATGATTCAAAGCCAAAAGACTGAAATTGATCGGTTGGAGAAGAAGTCAAAAATGCTTGAATATAAG attgacattttacaaaaaactacaaatatttATGAAGAAGACAAGCGCTCCTTGCAGCATGAACTGGAAAATAGAGAACAGAAGCTCCAGAGGGAGCTCTCAGAAAAGAAACGCATGGAAGCCCGCATGCAGGGAATGGTCACTGACACCAAACTGAAATGggagaaagagtgt GAGAGGCGTGTCCAGGCCAAGCAGCTGGAGATGCAGAACAAGCTGTGGGTGAAGGATGAGAAATTGAAGCAGCTGAAGGCCATAGTGACGGAGAGTAAAACGGAGCGGCCAGAGAAGCCCCAGCGTCCAAGCCGTGAGAAAGACAGGGTCCCGATTAAGCGCTCTGCTTCGCCTTCACCAGTGCCT ACTGCCCCGCCGGTTCGGCCCCCCCACAGACGCTCAAACTCAGCGGGTGGGGAGAGATGGGTAGATCACAAACCAGCTTCTAATTTGGAGTTAGACACTGTAATGCAGCCAAACATACCCAATGCAATCAAGGTTTCTGCACCCAACGAGAAAGCGTTGTCTAAATGCGACAAGTATGTGCTGACTCACCAGGAGGTTGCATCTGATGGAGAAATTCAGACCAAACTAATCAAG GGAGAAGTGTTTAAAACCAGAGGTGGGGGTCAGGCTGTTCAGTTCACAGACATCGAGACTCTGAAACAGGAATGTCCTGTGGCTCCCAG TCGTAAGAGGAGATCTTCTGGCAATGACCCCCCACAAACTGAAGCTATGGATGGTGACTGGACAGATGTGGAAACAAGG TGCTCTGTGGCTGTCGAAATGAGAGCTGGCTCAAACCTGGGCCCTGGATACCAGCATCATGGAAATCAAAA acGCAGAAAACCATGA